In Carassius gibelio isolate Cgi1373 ecotype wild population from Czech Republic chromosome B2, carGib1.2-hapl.c, whole genome shotgun sequence, a single genomic region encodes these proteins:
- the LOC127951478 gene encoding activin receptor type-2B-like, translating to MIVTWLTFALVWCTGGSQAEVETRECVYYNDNWRTEKTNQSGFERCEGEKDKRLHCYASWLNSTGTISLVKKGCWLDDFNCYDRQECVATEESPQVFFCCCEGNYCNEKFTHLPEAITPAVKIQPPQPGPSLWGVLVYSLLPLAILSLVLVLACWTYHQRKPLYRHVDIGQEAGLPPPSPLVGLKPLQLLELKARGRFGCVWKAQLLSEYVAVKIFPIQDKQSWQNERDIYLTEGFKHENILHYISAEKRGTNLQMELWLVTEFHERGSLADYLKGNPVSWPQLCHISASMSRGLAYLHEDLPYRAEGPKPAIAHRDFKSKNILLKTDLTAVIADFGLAVCFEPGKPPGDTHGQVGTWRYMAPEVLEGAINFQRDAFLRIDMYALGLVLWELVSRCTASDGPVGEYQLPFEEEVGQHPSLEDLQDVVVHKKMRPVFKDCWIKHPGLGQLCETIEECWDHDAEARLSAGCVEERISSISKTSNTINTSTSECLVSMMMTSHSDTDLPPT from the exons ATGATTGTTACCTGGCTGACTTTTGCACTCGTCTGGTGCACAG GAGGCAGTCAGGCGGAGGTGGAGACTAGAGAGTGCGTCTACTACAATGATAACTGGAGGACggagaaaaccaatcagagcggtTTTGAGAGGTGTGAAGGGGAGAAAGACAAGAGGCTGCACTGTTACGCCTCCTGGTTGAACTCCACTGGAACCATCAGTCTGGTCAAAAAAGGCTGCTGGCTCGACGACTTCAACTGTTACGACAG acaGGAGTGTGTGGCCACGGAGGAGAGTCCGCAGGTGTTCTTCTGCTGCTGTGAAGGAAACTATTGTAATGAGAAGTTCACACACCTGCCAGAAGCCATCACTCCTGCAG TAAAGATCCAGCCTCCTCAGCCCGGGCCGTCTCTGTGGGGTGTGCTGGTTTACTCTCTTCTTCCTTTGGCCATTCTCTCTCTGGTCCTGGTGCTCGCCTGCTGGACGTACCACCAACGAAAACCACTCTACAGACACGTCGACATCGGCCAG GAGGCTGGTCTTCCTCCCCCGTCTCCTCTGGTTGGCCTGAAGCCACTTCAGTTGCTGGAGTTGAAGGCCCGAGGGCGTTTTGGCTGTGTCTGGAAGGCCCAGTTACTGAGTGAATATGTGGCGGTGAAAATATTCCCCATCCAG GACAAGCAGTCGTGGCAAAATGAAAGAGACATTTACCTCACCGAGGGTTTTAAACACGAGAATATTCTTCACTACATCTCAGCAGAAAAACGTGGCACAAACCTTCAGATGGAGTTGTGGCTGGTCACAGAATTCCATGAACGG GGTTCACTAGCAGATTACCTGAAGGGAAACCCGGTGAGCTGGCCTCAGTTGTGCCATATTTCTGCAAGTATGTCCCGTGGCCTGGCGTACCTTCATGAAGACCTTCCTTACCGAGCAGAGGGACCCAAACCCGCCATCGCACACAG AGACTTCAAGAGTAAGAATATCCTGCTCAAGACTGATTTGACCGCAGTGATTGCAGACTTTGGGCTGGCTGTCTGCTTCGAGCCTGGGAAACCGCCTGGAGACACACACGGCCAG GTGGGAACTTGGCGTTACATGGCTCCAGAGGTGCTGGAGGGAGCCATTAATTTCCAAAGGGATGCTTTCCTAAGGATCGACATGTACGCTCTAGGACTGGTGCTGTGGGAGCTGGTGTCTCGCTGCACCGCCTCTGATG GTCCTGTAGGCGAGTATCAGCTGCCCTTTGAGGAGGAGGTGGGCCAACATCCTTCACTGGAAGACCTTCAAGATGTGGTGGTCCACAAGAAGATGCGGCCGGTCTTTAAAGACTGTTGGATCAAACATCCG GGTTTGGGCCAGTTGTGCGAGACTATCGAGGAGTGCTGGGACCACGACGCAGAGGCGCGACTGTCAGCAGGCTGCGTGGAGGAGCGCATCTCCAGCATCTCCAAGACCTCCAACACCATCAACACGTCTACCTCGGAGTGCCTGGTCTCCATGATGATGACGTCCCACAGCGACACGGACCTTCCTCCCACCTGA